The Manihot esculenta cultivar AM560-2 chromosome 11, M.esculenta_v8, whole genome shotgun sequence genome includes a region encoding these proteins:
- the LOC110627027 gene encoding pyridoxal 5'-phosphate synthase-like subunit PDX1.2 — MIRTQGEALRHGNIVETVKNVRNVMKEIRILNKDEDEVFAFGKNITASYTWEGCLWRSFAVEGIMTPVDAELVKQLGCDGNFVGLWLQCRLLGIAFDPHVLVKGTCGLKDTIAEVNLSEDRIEHLGRD, encoded by the coding sequence ATGATAAGGACTCAAGGGGAGGCATTACGCCATGGCAACATTGTTGAGACGGTGAAGAATGTGAGAAATGTTATGAAAGAGATCAGAATTTTGAACAAGGATGAAGATGAGGTATTTGCATTTGGTAAAAATATTACTGCATCTTATACATGGGAAGGCTGCCTCTGGCGCAGTTTTGCTGTTGAGGGGATTATGACCCCTGTAGATGCAGAACTAGTGAAGCAACTGGGTTGTGATGGAAACTTTGTGGGACTTTGGCTACAGTGCAGGCTGTTAGGCATTGCATTTGATCCTCATGTGCTGGTCAAGGGTACTTGTGGATTAAAGGATACAATAGCAGAAGTAAATCTCAGTGAGGACAGGATCGAACACCTTGGCAGGGACTAG
- the LOC110627026 gene encoding mitochondrial arginine transporter BAC2, producing MDFWPEFLANSWGKEFVAGGFGGVAGIISGYPLDTLRIRQQQNSNSGSALSILRRVIAAEGPGALYRGMGAPLASVTFQNAMVFQIYAILSRAFDSSVSVNDPPSYKCVALGGVGTGALQSLMLCPVELIKIRLQLQDKSHEKTPQINCHKGPISVARSILRTEGFKGIYRGFSITALRDAPAHGFYFWTYEYMREQLHPGCRKNGQESLRTMLIAGGLAGVASWVCCYPLDVIKTRLQAQTSSSPQKYNGILDCLSRSVKEEGYSVLWRGLGTAVARAFVVNGAIFSAYEIALRCLFNNGSIQTENTI from the exons ATGGATTTTTGGCCAGAGTTTCTTGCTAACAGTTGGGGTAAAGAATTTGTTGCCGGAGGTTTTGGTGGCGTTGCAGGAATAATTTCTGGATATCCACTTGATACTTTGCGTATCCGGCAACAACAGAACTCCAATTCTGGCTCTGCCTTGAGTATCCTCCGCCGCGTTATCGCCGCCGAGGGGCCTGGTGCCCTTTACAGAGGGATGGGTGCACCCCTGGCATCAGTTACCTTTCAG aatgccatggttTTCCAGATCTACGCTATTCTTTCTCGAGCATTTGACTCGTCTGTTTCAGTTAATGACCCTCCTTCCTACAAATGTGTGGCTTTAGGAGGAGTTGGCACAGGAGCTTTACAGAGTTTGATGCTTTGTCCTGTAGAACTGATAAAGATACGCCTTCAATTGCAGGACAAAAGTCATGAAAAAACCCCTCAAATCAACTGTCACAAAGGTCCCATTAGTGTTGCCAGGAGCATACTTAGGACAGAAGGCTTCAAAGGAATTTACCGAGGCTTTTCCATCACAGCTCTTAGAGATGCACCTGCTCATGGCTTCTACTTCTGGACATATGAGTACATGAGAGAGCAGCTTCATCCTGGCTGCAGAAAAAATGGCCAAGAAAGCTTAAGAACAATGCTGATAGCTGGAGGACTAGCAGGAGTTGCAAGTTGGGTCTGCTGCTATCCATTAGATGTTATAAAAACCAGGCTGCAAGCTCAAACATCATCTTCCCCACAGAAATATAATGGCATTCTGGATTGTTTGAGCAGAAGTGTTAAAGAGGAAGGTTACAGCGTGCTCTGGCGTGGCTTGGGAACTGCTGTTGCAAGAGCTTTTGTCGTGAATGGAGCAATATTTTCTGCTTATGAGATTGCACTGAGGTGTTTATTCAACAATGGAAGCATTCAAACAGAGAACACAATCTAG